One region of Chlamydia psittaci 6BC genomic DNA includes:
- a CDS encoding IncA family protein, which produces MMTSPVNTNPIATHVPTTQHALSSISASKYQRIATAIALLAGMVLIGTLIGTLVFFALPTSVTLVALVSTALLASVILLSMSMYNVVSQSRRVPGDARLGEENTRLQAEMIELREQLICSEARLEEERGRCSELSVKLMSAIGDLAQANQEKASLESKVQALKELVASYPPIAEEAQKMQEELGKRTLEVALAKQNIGALEEQVQSLETQLTHSLEQVDALSAQKEELEACLQQLQDEGVSTVITLQGKLIDLTEKIEVKDQDVERLKNQNADLAIKVRSLEEELEKDQVVVEGLENRITMLAYTRNELSLKVKNLNCDLESRDEVILGLEGKIQELEDAKKKVEDDFRKMQNQNKELEASISHKVRVTMQETSHLLVQIAKLKEQLDESTGEIKILQSEKSSLTSGMDKLQEQLDQLQAQLAAHASIAGDTERSDVDPDGSEALSVTDDYLGTEDLEDLG; this is translated from the coding sequence ATGATGACTAGCCCTGTGAACACTAATCCTATTGCGACACACGTACCTACAACGCAACACGCTCTGTCTAGCATATCAGCGAGTAAATATCAACGAATTGCAACTGCTATTGCTTTATTAGCAGGCATGGTGCTTATTGGAACTTTAATAGGTACTTTGGTTTTCTTTGCCTTACCTACATCTGTAACTCTAGTTGCTCTTGTATCTACTGCTTTACTAGCTAGCGTTATTCTTCTCTCCATGTCTATGTATAATGTAGTTTCTCAATCTCGAAGAGTTCCTGGTGATGCTCGACTTGGTGAAGAGAACACACGTTTACAGGCAGAAATGATTGAGCTAAGAGAGCAGCTTATATGTTCTGAAGCGCGGTTAGAGGAAGAACGGGGACGTTGTAGTGAATTGTCAGTGAAGTTGATGAGTGCCATAGGTGATTTAGCACAAGCAAATCAAGAAAAAGCTTCTTTAGAATCTAAAGTTCAAGCACTGAAGGAATTAGTAGCAAGCTATCCACCCATCGCTGAAGAAGCACAAAAAATGCAAGAAGAGCTAGGAAAGAGGACCTTAGAAGTTGCTTTGGCTAAGCAAAACATAGGTGCTTTAGAGGAGCAAGTACAAAGTTTAGAAACACAATTAACACACTCTTTAGAACAAGTTGACGCACTTTCAGCACAAAAAGAAGAATTGGAAGCTTGTTTGCAACAGTTACAAGACGAAGGAGTTAGCACAGTAATCACATTGCAAGGTAAATTAATAGATCTTACCGAGAAGATAGAAGTAAAAGACCAAGATGTTGAGAGACTTAAGAATCAAAATGCAGATCTTGCTATCAAGGTTCGATCTCTTGAAGAAGAACTAGAAAAAGATCAAGTAGTGGTAGAAGGTCTTGAAAATCGAATTACTATGTTAGCTTATACGAGAAATGAATTGAGTTTGAAGGTTAAAAATCTCAACTGTGATCTGGAGTCCAGAGATGAAGTCATATTAGGTTTAGAAGGTAAAATTCAAGAACTAGAAGATGCGAAGAAAAAAGTGGAAGACGACTTCCGTAAGATGCAGAATCAAAACAAGGAACTAGAGGCTTCTATATCACATAAAGTTCGTGTAACAATGCAGGAAACATCACATCTTTTAGTTCAGATTGCAAAATTAAAGGAACAGCTTGACGAGAGCACCGGAGAGATTAAAATTCTACAAAGTGAAAAATCAAGTCTGACATCTGGAATGGACAAACTGCAAGAACAGCTAGATCAATTACAAGCACAACTAGCAGCGCATGCTTCTATTGCAGGTGATACAGAGCGTTCTGATGTAGATCCAGACGGTAGTGAAGCATTATCGGTTACAGATGATTATTTAGGTACTGAAGATTTGGAAGATTTAGGCTAA
- a CDS encoding IncA family protein: protein MTTSPVNTTPIATHVPTTQHALSNISSSKYQRVANAIALLAGMALIGTLIGALVCFALPASLTLVALVSSSLLASVILLSISMYNLVSQSRRASSYAQIGKENTRLRAEIIELKEKLAHPEARLEEEQKIQSSNTSSSQSGSKSIKTV from the coding sequence ATGACAACTAGTCCTGTGAATACTACTCCTATTGCGACACACGTACCTACGACACAACACGCACTCTCTAACATATCATCGAGTAAATATCAACGAGTTGCAAATGCTATTGCTTTATTAGCAGGCATGGCGCTTATTGGAACTTTAATAGGTGCTTTGGTTTGCTTTGCCTTACCTGCATCCTTAACTCTAGTTGCTCTTGTATCTTCTTCTTTACTAGCTAGCGTTATTCTTCTCTCCATATCTATGTATAATTTAGTTTCTCAATCTCGAAGAGCTTCTAGTTATGCCCAAATTGGTAAAGAGAACACACGTCTACGGGCAGAAATAATCGAGCTAAAAGAGAAGCTTGCACACCCTGAAGCGCGGTTAGAGGAAGAACAGAAAATTCAATCGAGCAACACATCTTCTTCTCAGAGTGGCTCAAAATCAATTAAGACAGTTTGA
- a CDS encoding DUF1539 domain-containing protein: MSLENNNFRAAFAHPQPAPALHGTSLIKTANQKISFLSIFHALGNKIGACLCLNPESDSKAGWVFAFVLSAIITVLLCIILLPVKLILLGLSCCPCISRSPTEVEAPQIPSSSRPSTPPAREASASSQLPVGLDPSRFAPASFIPVPPINPPSMQSFGGEVSQGITLREFLETNYPTVDLNTVTLDNLGITLLTLEDLPEGTNLLDLPMSLLFGEDSRDLSELPLFQDREAGSVPGSLPPQHIEPSEDGLEDLQHQDGGATAPASLIVDTSEAVPVVEVDQQLSGRELLNRLYPNTDHSRFINSARVNLRLQGIPGPHSDEDILNLPAVTAFPDLVAGQPARPSSLTLTDIPASLASSPQAEPVAPPPSEELISPSDPRYTFLQNHFPEVEPQYYSRHISLLASLSGVDEGSFNLLELPLEAFIYTEPDLDYEPISSEDLQERLREISPEEHVRRNNEFLQNLLENTPNRWTFLNRLRSSITSSTQSADLRRQWFSIIDMIVHKASPELEIEGVSNTARAYLFRIHQILKNDTVSVERKVEMLKYIASHYDSDSVAMCLEAMQQEITLQNEIAPQLSLVEADEGATGSSAPNNRILPPLSSRATPQEVTGYVQLLRNILSSPMFMNEDNVHLCPANDLYLESLMREVPNTWGPIHQPLEDQVRQVLEVEDDNILRNENNPTTRTRRMRQNQEMRDSWRGILLSLSNRREGSVSSDEAQALSRSTMYQMLKLISSPNVPHDKKLSVISNVASYYDRCPPTWVRVAGQELQAIFNTKDETTNIVLVWVQMFKEGILSEIFRNQREWHMMTAFKMLRGSELGLDNVGIILDSYTTMLTARQYTNQHNQYFAQFLDVYRNGGEDLINSALEQALGGSDDQIQALTNTVLADLEAAGIPEAHRSQIMEEVFFPEENDYKPSREAICYLLLKEGVITAQNSNR; this comes from the coding sequence ATGTCACTAGAAAACAATAATTTCCGTGCTGCTTTTGCACACCCACAACCCGCTCCAGCATTGCACGGAACCTCTTTAATAAAAACCGCCAATCAAAAAATTTCTTTTCTATCCATATTCCATGCGTTAGGAAATAAAATTGGTGCTTGTCTCTGTTTAAATCCAGAGTCTGATTCTAAAGCCGGATGGGTCTTTGCCTTTGTTTTATCTGCTATTATTACGGTTCTCCTCTGTATTATCCTTCTCCCTGTGAAGTTAATCCTTCTAGGATTAAGTTGCTGCCCTTGCATATCTAGATCTCCAACTGAGGTTGAGGCACCACAAATTCCATCTTCCTCAAGACCTTCAACTCCCCCAGCAAGAGAGGCAAGTGCTTCTTCTCAACTTCCTGTAGGACTAGATCCATCTAGATTTGCTCCAGCTTCCTTTATCCCTGTTCCTCCGATCAATCCACCTTCAATGCAATCCTTCGGAGGAGAAGTTTCTCAAGGAATAACTCTTAGAGAGTTCTTGGAAACAAACTACCCCACAGTCGACCTAAACACTGTTACCCTAGACAATTTAGGAATCACCCTTTTAACATTAGAAGATCTCCCTGAAGGCACCAATCTTCTAGATCTCCCCATGTCTCTACTTTTCGGAGAGGATAGTCGCGACCTATCTGAACTCCCCTTGTTCCAAGATCGCGAGGCTGGCTCGGTGCCTGGTTCTTTACCTCCACAACATATAGAACCCTCAGAAGACGGGCTAGAAGATTTGCAACATCAGGATGGCGGAGCTACTGCCCCAGCTTCTCTAATTGTCGATACATCTGAAGCTGTTCCTGTTGTAGAAGTTGACCAACAACTCTCTGGAAGAGAATTGTTAAACAGATTGTATCCTAATACAGATCACTCAAGATTCATTAACAGTGCTCGTGTAAACCTAAGACTTCAAGGTATTCCTGGGCCTCATAGTGACGAGGATATTCTTAATCTTCCCGCAGTCACAGCTTTCCCAGATCTAGTTGCTGGACAGCCTGCGCGTCCTTCCTCTTTAACTCTCACTGACATACCAGCATCCCTTGCTTCTTCTCCACAAGCAGAACCTGTTGCGCCCCCTCCTAGTGAAGAATTAATTTCACCTAGCGACCCTCGATACACTTTCTTACAGAACCACTTTCCTGAAGTAGAACCTCAATACTACAGCAGACACATTAGTTTACTAGCTTCACTTTCTGGTGTGGACGAAGGAAGCTTCAATCTTCTTGAATTGCCTTTGGAAGCATTTATTTATACGGAACCTGATCTAGATTATGAGCCGATTTCTTCAGAGGATTTGCAAGAAAGACTGAGAGAGATCTCTCCTGAAGAACATGTAAGAAGAAATAACGAGTTTCTTCAGAACCTCCTAGAAAATACGCCTAATCGCTGGACTTTCTTAAATAGACTAAGAAGCAGTATCACAAGCTCTACTCAAAGTGCAGACTTGCGTAGACAGTGGTTCTCAATAATCGACATGATTGTTCATAAGGCTAGTCCGGAACTGGAAATAGAAGGTGTAAGCAATACTGCTCGTGCGTACCTGTTCCGAATTCACCAAATTTTAAAAAATGATACGGTTTCTGTTGAAAGAAAAGTAGAGATGTTAAAATACATCGCTTCTCATTATGATTCAGATTCTGTGGCAATGTGTTTAGAAGCAATGCAACAAGAAATCACGTTACAAAATGAGATCGCCCCTCAATTATCTCTTGTTGAAGCCGATGAGGGAGCCACTGGCTCCAGCGCACCTAATAATCGAATTCTTCCTCCTCTATCCTCACGAGCAACTCCTCAAGAAGTAACCGGATACGTCCAGCTGTTAAGAAATATTCTATCATCCCCTATGTTCATGAATGAGGATAATGTCCACCTTTGTCCTGCTAATGATCTCTATCTAGAGTCATTGATGAGAGAGGTACCCAACACCTGGGGACCAATCCATCAACCATTAGAAGATCAGGTCAGACAAGTTCTAGAAGTTGAGGACGATAATATTCTTCGAAACGAAAATAACCCCACAACTCGAACTAGACGAATGAGACAGAACCAAGAGATGCGTGATAGCTGGCGTGGCATATTGCTATCTCTATCCAATAGAAGGGAGGGATCGGTTTCTTCAGACGAAGCCCAAGCTCTTTCCCGCTCTACAATGTATCAAATGCTCAAACTTATAAGTAGTCCAAACGTACCGCACGACAAAAAATTATCCGTCATAAGCAACGTAGCTTCATACTATGATAGGTGTCCTCCTACTTGGGTCCGAGTTGCCGGCCAGGAATTACAAGCTATCTTTAACACTAAGGATGAGACAACAAATATTGTGCTTGTTTGGGTACAAATGTTTAAGGAAGGGATTTTGTCAGAAATCTTCAGAAACCAAAGAGAATGGCACATGATGACAGCATTCAAGATGTTGCGCGGTTCTGAATTGGGATTAGACAATGTGGGGATTATTCTAGATTCATATACAACCATGCTAACTGCTCGTCAATACACGAATCAGCATAACCAATACTTCGCGCAATTCCTAGATGTTTACCGAAATGGTGGTGAAGACTTGATTAATTCTGCTCTAGAACAGGCTCTTGGAGGCTCTGATGATCAGATACAAGCTCTAACCAATACCGTCCTAGCAGATTTAGAGGCTGCGGGTATTCCTGAAGCACATCGCTCTCAAATTATGGAGGAAGTCTTCTTCCCAGAAGAAAATGACTACAAACCTTCGAGAGAGGCTATCTGTTACTTACTACTTAAAGAAGGTGTTATCACCGCTCAAAACTCCAACCGTTAA
- a CDS encoding DUF1548 domain-containing protein gives MANITPNCFPSYSTHIVPKPSLKQRLQICAQNIHYHVFYLFITTTLLKQSPHTANPVNLRIILTVILALVVSSVLFLFLYPLKLALLGVSLCLKDAKTTTISPIKIFARNLQDICNETLYINSDTLHITPESSPFLKSFLIPGERSWKLRHLENEISKIYSGIPDPLFKILHYVNTKFLQQDDSSSSQQDSLEASLYYSVLQKLTAALQDPSITKPRKQQLLNYIGSYAFACPPTWIEVIFRELTEIYNKQDTSVNYILLCVQMFKENLLQLMTNRSSPEWHHMASFKHYHGRSLGLNMDSLARIQFTGYLILKKQSLYDRVYKRFISSYRDSVADLIEYIRYQISESSQDLKNSLSVYLCETMRTLRVPENEISSILCSLFYDDQFDLNTSGVAFILLMQGILTTHPETTTQKIKKRLCSLFC, from the coding sequence ATGGCAAATATCACCCCGAATTGTTTTCCTAGTTACTCCACACATATTGTTCCTAAACCATCTTTAAAACAGCGTTTACAGATATGTGCACAAAATATCCATTACCACGTCTTTTACCTTTTCATAACAACTACCTTATTGAAGCAGTCACCGCATACTGCAAATCCAGTGAATTTGCGTATTATTCTTACTGTTATTCTTGCTTTAGTTGTCAGTAGTGTTCTTTTCTTATTTCTCTATCCTTTAAAACTCGCTCTCTTAGGAGTCAGCCTATGTTTAAAAGATGCTAAAACAACCACAATATCCCCCATAAAGATTTTTGCTCGTAATTTACAGGACATATGTAATGAAACGCTTTATATCAATTCCGATACCCTGCACATAACCCCAGAGTCATCTCCCTTTTTAAAATCCTTTTTAATTCCGGGAGAACGCTCTTGGAAGTTACGCCACTTGGAAAATGAAATATCCAAAATATATTCTGGTATACCTGATCCCCTATTCAAAATTCTTCACTATGTAAACACCAAGTTTTTACAACAAGACGACTCCTCTTCTAGCCAACAAGACTCCTTAGAAGCATCTCTGTATTATTCCGTTCTACAAAAACTTACAGCGGCATTACAAGACCCCTCGATCACAAAACCAAGGAAACAACAGCTGTTAAACTATATTGGGTCTTATGCATTTGCATGCCCCCCTACATGGATTGAAGTCATATTTAGAGAACTGACCGAGATCTATAATAAACAAGATACTAGTGTAAACTACATCCTATTGTGTGTACAAATGTTCAAAGAAAATTTATTGCAGTTGATGACGAACCGTTCTTCACCAGAGTGGCATCACATGGCGAGCTTTAAACATTATCACGGGCGTTCTCTAGGGCTGAACATGGATTCCCTCGCACGGATTCAATTTACAGGCTACCTTATCCTGAAAAAACAAAGTCTATATGACCGCGTTTATAAGAGATTCATTTCTAGCTACAGGGATTCGGTAGCAGACCTTATCGAATATATCCGTTATCAAATCTCTGAATCTTCTCAAGATCTAAAGAACTCCCTATCAGTATATCTATGTGAAACCATGAGGACATTAAGGGTCCCTGAAAACGAAATTTCCTCTATCCTATGCTCTCTATTTTATGATGACCAGTTTGATTTGAATACTTCTGGGGTTGCGTTCATTTTACTCATGCAGGGGATCCTGACGACACATCCGGAGACAACCACTCAGAAAATAAAAAAACGCCTGTGCTCACTATTCTGTTAA
- a CDS encoding IncA family protein, with product MKCMQTNLFSRLEGQEIVSTRVDRTNSHIIINTIAIVSGILIIASSIAACVFLGADLGLLSAILLGMAIIAGLLLIALGVYFCCQSSSPQQVTPSVIEQERVLELTQQLATANNELASLRLSNQENQIGIETSLSSISEEQRDLLQERCERIVQLDSIIHQLRKEHALLLESKEEECYREVVRQTNLRLQLDHRHQQEMESKERSIRERTQFLELELTNQEREKDGVLTALRQTLLQNQERFNQELQEKDQQISDLRHTVSQQQEVDADHIQQLKDLLKEKEEILQHLQSTVNYYENLETDIGISSLTSALVRIRQQEERIALLETLNLRPIARTRNRSSSI from the coding sequence ATGAAATGTATGCAGACGAACTTGTTTTCTAGATTAGAGGGACAAGAGATAGTGTCTACACGTGTAGACAGAACGAACTCTCATATTATTATCAATACGATTGCTATAGTATCAGGGATTTTGATAATTGCTTCTAGTATCGCAGCTTGCGTATTTCTGGGAGCAGATCTGGGATTGTTAAGTGCTATTCTTCTAGGTATGGCGATTATCGCAGGGCTGTTACTTATAGCCTTGGGTGTGTATTTTTGTTGTCAGAGCAGTTCTCCACAACAGGTAACTCCTAGTGTCATAGAACAGGAGAGAGTTCTTGAATTAACCCAACAACTAGCTACCGCTAATAACGAATTAGCGTCTTTACGTTTGTCCAATCAGGAAAATCAGATAGGAATAGAGACAAGTCTCAGCTCTATATCTGAGGAACAACGAGATCTCTTACAAGAGAGATGCGAGCGTATAGTACAATTAGACAGTATTATTCATCAATTAAGAAAAGAACATGCACTATTGTTAGAGAGTAAGGAGGAAGAATGTTATAGAGAAGTAGTAAGACAGACGAATCTACGTCTTCAACTTGATCACAGGCATCAACAAGAGATGGAGTCTAAAGAAAGATCCATAAGAGAAAGAACGCAATTTTTAGAATTAGAGTTGACGAATCAAGAAAGAGAGAAGGATGGAGTATTGACCGCGTTGCGACAAACTCTATTGCAGAATCAAGAAAGATTTAATCAAGAATTGCAAGAAAAAGATCAACAAATTAGTGATTTACGACACACTGTAAGTCAACAACAAGAAGTAGATGCAGATCATATTCAGCAGCTGAAAGACTTATTAAAAGAAAAAGAAGAAATCCTACAGCATCTACAATCCACTGTGAACTATTACGAGAACTTAGAAACAGATATTGGCATCAGTTCTCTTACCAGCGCCTTAGTTCGTATCCGACAGCAAGAAGAACGTATAGCTTTGTTAGAAACTTTAAATTTACGACCGATCGCAAGAACACGTAACCGATCTTCAAGTATATAG
- a CDS encoding IncA family protein produces MLGLVVLIVIFVCEIIMRCISACLTPTLETNMCLVKANSSRGCLAIYVFSIFLSVLVLISSITALVLFSVELGVIPSIVLGMSVLVALFFLATSFYHIVNRKRHIQIESPQNESPSHDALVHVANDPILEDSVGALQCENQQIQELEREHVHVSTRIPDLDSEVLRHEENQIRESSFEARIQELEEALASSESQFRERVVCLESQLAELAQQKSEIERSALLFEGTLQQRDRNHHLIVKSQEELRVKLERERDDLRVRCLELEAKVVQLEVVSERLSGLSEDHAHCESTITGLRQSQRESKDNIRKLKEKMRRKEEEYLANITASQERQRRYEEEISQLQQNTSENLARIRGLEHELENSAKEQTSHVQSFVEERGKYEQEIEELKRKCRDFANRVSDLQAGNTASAVQGDDLVEISQPLQEEVEARIADLQKDNREKQNKILDLESQITRFSNQIIRMRNVSKGQIEHQINKRKKVELELTASKSKSKELAAQVQRLQNATGVNVSNLQQEVQTLNQQIRENRATIRELEMSNERLRETVVTYTNERSLKLQSDPQRLRSIAKLEEARKDIRTKMSFDARERVSMARHRIRRMEELSKDSALESQVQELVEASERSISYQRIFELESQLFNLFRTHDSAPGRNHVDNLRAMRLQQYCDGDEELEAKVRNFSFPPNAPIDSSALYELEQEVFDLREDKLFVLRENLEEANERITTLETKIHELTEALRSHTEIVSPESLETRSLAEQQRLQQTNDDLRRQLDEAHVQLEDYKNRFSDFQKQLVEASREVQSKDLALSVAQNQLRQFEERR; encoded by the coding sequence ATGTTAGGTCTTGTTGTTTTAATCGTGATATTTGTTTGTGAGATAATTATGAGATGTATTTCTGCGTGTTTAACGCCAACTTTAGAAACTAATATGTGTTTAGTCAAGGCTAATTCTTCACGGGGTTGTTTAGCCATTTATGTGTTTTCCATATTCCTATCTGTATTGGTTCTCATTTCCAGTATAACCGCTCTTGTTCTTTTCAGTGTTGAATTGGGGGTTATTCCAAGTATTGTTTTAGGTATGAGCGTTTTAGTAGCCTTGTTTTTCCTAGCTACGAGCTTTTATCACATAGTAAATAGAAAGCGGCATATACAGATAGAGTCTCCACAGAATGAAAGTCCGTCCCATGATGCACTTGTACACGTAGCAAATGATCCGATTCTTGAGGATAGTGTTGGCGCTTTACAATGTGAAAATCAGCAAATACAGGAGTTAGAAAGAGAGCACGTACATGTGTCCACGAGAATTCCAGATTTGGATTCTGAGGTTTTGAGACACGAAGAAAATCAGATAAGAGAGAGTAGTTTCGAAGCGAGAATACAAGAATTAGAGGAAGCTTTGGCTTCTAGTGAGTCTCAATTTAGAGAACGCGTTGTTTGTTTAGAAAGTCAGTTAGCAGAATTAGCACAACAAAAATCTGAGATAGAGAGGAGTGCACTCTTATTTGAAGGCACATTACAACAAAGAGATAGAAATCATCACCTTATTGTTAAAAGCCAAGAGGAACTCCGAGTTAAGTTAGAAAGGGAAAGAGACGATTTGCGTGTAAGATGCTTGGAATTAGAAGCCAAAGTTGTGCAATTGGAAGTCGTCTCAGAGAGATTATCTGGTTTATCAGAAGATCATGCACATTGTGAATCCACAATAACGGGACTGCGTCAATCTCAGAGAGAATCTAAAGATAATATTCGCAAGTTAAAAGAAAAGATGCGTCGTAAAGAAGAAGAATATCTTGCCAACATAACAGCAAGTCAAGAAAGACAAAGGCGTTATGAAGAGGAAATCTCTCAGTTGCAGCAAAATACATCCGAGAATTTAGCAAGAATACGCGGACTAGAACACGAACTCGAAAATTCTGCTAAAGAGCAAACATCTCATGTTCAATCTTTCGTTGAGGAACGAGGGAAATATGAGCAAGAAATAGAAGAACTCAAGAGGAAGTGCAGGGATTTTGCAAATAGAGTTAGTGATTTGCAAGCAGGAAATACAGCATCTGCAGTTCAAGGAGATGATCTAGTGGAGATATCGCAGCCTCTACAGGAAGAAGTGGAAGCTAGGATAGCAGACTTACAAAAAGACAATCGTGAAAAACAAAATAAGATTTTAGATTTAGAGAGCCAGATTACTCGCTTTTCTAATCAGATAATTCGTATGCGCAATGTATCTAAGGGGCAGATAGAACATCAGATAAATAAAAGAAAAAAGGTAGAGTTAGAATTAACTGCAAGTAAGTCCAAGAGCAAAGAATTAGCAGCACAGGTCCAACGATTACAAAATGCAACAGGGGTAAATGTTTCTAATCTGCAACAAGAAGTACAAACACTGAACCAACAGATAAGAGAAAATAGGGCAACTATCAGAGAATTAGAGATGAGTAATGAAAGATTACGAGAAACTGTCGTAACATACACAAATGAAAGAAGTCTGAAGTTGCAATCTGACCCTCAGAGATTAAGAAGTATAGCGAAGTTAGAGGAAGCAAGAAAAGATATAAGAACAAAAATGAGTTTCGATGCTAGAGAACGTGTATCGATGGCACGCCACAGAATTAGAAGAATGGAAGAACTCAGTAAGGATTCTGCTCTAGAAAGCCAAGTTCAAGAACTCGTTGAGGCTTCTGAAAGAAGTATCAGCTATCAAAGAATATTTGAATTAGAGAGTCAGTTATTTAATCTTTTCCGCACGCATGATTCTGCTCCAGGAAGAAATCATGTGGATAATTTGAGGGCCATGCGTTTGCAGCAATATTGTGATGGGGATGAAGAACTTGAAGCAAAAGTACGCAATTTTAGTTTCCCTCCGAATGCTCCGATTGATTCTTCAGCACTTTATGAATTGGAACAGGAAGTTTTTGACCTCAGAGAAGATAAGCTATTTGTATTGCGAGAAAATTTAGAAGAAGCAAATGAACGTATCACTACATTAGAAACGAAAATTCATGAGCTTACAGAAGCTCTAAGATCTCATACAGAAATAGTAAGCCCTGAGAGTTTAGAGACACGATCATTAGCAGAGCAACAACGTTTACAACAAACTAATGACGATCTTCGTAGGCAACTAGATGAAGCTCATGTTCAATTAGAAGATTATAAAAACCGTTTCTCTGATTTTCAAAAACAGCTGGTAGAGGCATCAAGGGAAGTCCAATCAAAAGACTTAGCTCTTAGCGTTGCTCAAAATCAATTAAGACAGTTTGAAGAAAGACGTTAA
- a CDS encoding IncA family protein, translating to MKCVSPCFYLKSENSEDRCCNFSDSRVHVLTTIISLIASLLIITGAIAAVVLFGTQLGVLYSTVIIGISVAIGVLLFSASLKCFSCHAVISQSQRFSEDTPRSHIHDSRPSEAPALTEESIDAIERELRTLMSEHEQERLNHQYFVSQRDLAKISMDSAREEFDNAYTDFQRFQELLIVGDCGNLVSDCQESLSRLREKSLNYARSLQCYEDLLQQLHSHQDLIDFRKIAPVHEKVRILLQARDEAQTRIRSLEDALSLRNRDFAALSSMESDLQSSIEKLQNTQTVNQGTIRALQMRLEEVGQNRDSLAEAPFLVIGGGAEEHIRETLLSGNALNVHALEEENQKLKRTLALYYRIMERVETRFGSQYHSMLMENSMSPSFLILEESEEYTREEVGAMIASYFDHERESQQKELLRLRELTSQQTQEIANLRSEFSRLGNTVFEGTNLDTIDMSLEEDTVHNIVTAEDHFSDRGESRE from the coding sequence ATGAAATGTGTTTCTCCTTGTTTCTATTTGAAATCGGAGAACTCTGAAGATCGCTGTTGTAATTTTTCTGATTCTCGAGTTCATGTTCTTACGACTATTATATCATTAATAGCAAGTTTATTGATTATTACCGGAGCTATAGCTGCTGTGGTTCTATTTGGAACGCAGTTGGGAGTATTGTATTCTACCGTAATTATTGGTATATCTGTTGCTATTGGAGTGTTACTCTTCAGCGCTAGCTTAAAATGTTTTTCTTGCCACGCTGTAATATCTCAGTCGCAGCGTTTCTCAGAAGATACCCCAAGATCTCATATCCATGATTCTAGACCCTCAGAAGCTCCAGCTCTCACAGAGGAAAGCATAGACGCCATAGAAAGAGAATTACGCACGTTGATGTCAGAACATGAGCAAGAGCGCCTCAACCACCAATATTTTGTAAGTCAGAGAGACTTAGCAAAAATCAGCATGGATAGTGCTAGGGAGGAGTTTGATAACGCATATACAGATTTTCAAAGGTTCCAAGAGCTTCTTATAGTCGGGGACTGTGGTAACCTAGTCAGCGACTGTCAAGAGAGCCTGTCTAGACTCAGAGAAAAAAGTCTAAACTATGCGCGTTCTCTACAGTGTTATGAAGATCTTCTTCAGCAACTGCACTCTCATCAGGATCTCATTGATTTCCGGAAAATTGCCCCTGTACATGAGAAAGTGCGCATTTTACTGCAAGCGAGGGATGAGGCACAAACGCGTATACGTTCTTTAGAAGATGCGTTAAGTCTACGCAATAGGGATTTCGCTGCCTTATCTAGTATGGAAAGCGATTTGCAAAGTTCAATAGAAAAACTACAGAATACCCAAACAGTAAATCAAGGGACAATACGTGCTTTGCAAATGCGTTTAGAAGAAGTAGGGCAAAATAGAGATAGTCTGGCAGAAGCTCCATTTTTAGTCATAGGCGGAGGAGCTGAAGAGCATATCAGAGAAACATTATTATCAGGTAATGCTCTAAATGTACATGCCCTTGAAGAGGAGAATCAGAAGCTCAAGCGTACACTAGCTCTTTATTATAGGATAATGGAAAGGGTGGAAACACGTTTTGGATCACAATACCATTCCATGCTTATGGAGAATTCAATGAGTCCGAGTTTTTTGATACTAGAGGAGTCCGAGGAATATACTCGAGAAGAAGTCGGGGCCATGATAGCGAGTTATTTTGACCATGAAAGAGAAAGTCAACAAAAAGAACTCCTACGATTGAGAGAACTCACTTCTCAACAAACTCAAGAGATAGCGAATTTGCGAAGCGAGTTCTCAAGATTAGGGAATACCGTTTTTGAAGGTACTAACCTAGATACTATCGATATGAGTTTAGAAGAAGATACCGTTCACAACATAGTGACTGCCGAAGATCATTTTTCAGATCGCGGTGAATCTAGAGAATAA